A window of the Synchiropus splendidus isolate RoL2022-P1 chromosome 6, RoL_Sspl_1.0, whole genome shotgun sequence genome harbors these coding sequences:
- the LOC128760463 gene encoding odorant receptor 131-2-like: MSLSDPASNLTTGVPRDSLTVALVKNLFTVVLSISIIFINGTLIHTFRQHQVLNSNPRYILYIHLVANDIILLTMITLLLLISYTLLRVNASICMFMIIVAVLANLNNPFTLAAMALECYVAICFPLRHVQICTVNNTYVVIGLVWVISSLTILPDLFVVLATESLDFFHSGIFCIRDKMFRSPELKEKRDISFMVLLVLVWLTLVYAYFNILCAARGATSDARKARNTVLLHGFQLSLCMLNYTHSHITSGLIALLPQAITDILFITSILLQALPRLVNPLVYGLRDKTIRKCVKRSLCGAGRDGAIQRKDEERPAGGHAR; encoded by the exons ATGAGCCTCTCTGATCCTGCCAGTAACCTGACCACCGGTGTGCCCCGAGACTCCCTGACCGTGGCCTTAGTGAAGAATTTGTTCACTGTGGTCCTCAgcatctccatcatcttcatcaatgGGACGTTGATCCACACCTTCAGACAGCACCAG GTCCTAAACTCCAACCCACGCTACATCCTCTACATCCACCTGGTGGCCAACGACATCATCCTGCTCACAATGATCACACTCTTGCTGTTGATAAGCTACACACTTCTCAGAGTCAACGCCTCCATCTGCATGTTCATGATCATTGTCGCAGTGCTCGCCAACTTGAACAACCCTTTCACTCTGGCTGCCATGGCGCTGGAGTGCTACGTGGCCATCTGCTTCCCGCTGCGCCACGTGCAGATCTGCACCGTCAACAACACCTACGTGGTGATCGGACTGGTGTGGGTGATCAGCTCGCTCACCATCCTGCCAGACCTCTTTGTCGTCTTGGCGACAGAGTCTCTGGACTTCTTTCACTCTGGCATTTTCTGCATCCGAGATAAAATGTTCCGGAGCCCAGAGCTGAAAGAGAAGCGGGACATTTCCTTCATGGTGCTCCTCGTCCTTGTCTGGCTCACTCTGGTCTACGCCTACTTCAACATTCTGTGTGCAGCGCGTGGTGCCACCAGCGACGCCAGGAAAGCCAGGAACACCGTCCTGCTTCATGGGTTCCAGCTCTCGCTTTGCATGCTGAACTACACCCACAGCCACATCACCAGCGGACTGATCGCTCTGTTACCACAGGCCATCACAgacatcctcttcatcaccagcatCCTGCTCCAGGCGCTGCCAAGGCTGGTCAATCCACTCGTCTATGGTCTCAGAGACAAAACCATCCGCAAGTGTGTGAAGAGAAGTCTGTGTGGTGCTGGAAGAGACGGCGCCATCCAGAGGAAAGATGAAGAGAGGCCTGCAGGGGGCCACGCTCGCTGA